The DNA region AAAGAATTTTAAAATTGCAACCATCATATCTGTGTTAACATTTTTATCAGTATCCTGTAAAAAGGATTTATTGAATGTTACGCCTACAGACAGGCTTTCCACAGCAGTATTTTGGAAGTCAGCATCGGATGCTGACCTTGCCCTCTCGGGGCTTTATAATTACCTTTATGCCGGTGGCGGTAATTGGGGATGTTCTCAATATGAAATTTTTGGATGGGATAACTATACTGACGATTCCTACGGACAATATGACTACGGTGGTGGCCTTACCGCAACAAGTAGTGGTATAACACCGATGACCGGAGGGTATGTTTCCAGCTACTATAGCAATAATTATCAGGCAATAGCTGCCATTAATTCATTTCTCGCGAATGTAGGCAAAGTACTTTCAGGAACTCAACTGGATCAATATAAAGGGGAGGCCTACTTTTTGCGGGCGTTCAATTACTTTTATTTGGCTCAGCTTTATGGTAATGTTCCCATTGTAACGGCAGATCCATTTACTGTTGATTATAAAAAAGGTCTGGCGAAATCCACGCGGGATGATGTACTTAAATTTGTGGAAACGGATCTCGACGCTGCAATAGCTACATTACCGGACAATTCTTATACAGGTCATGCAGTAAAGGCGACTGCGCAGGGTTATAAAGTACGGGTATTACTGTTTGAAAAAAAATATGCTGAAGCGGCGCAGTTAGCAAATGCAATAATACAAGGCGGGAAGTTCTCATTGGCATCTAACTACGCCGGCAATTTTTATAAACCTGATCAGAATACAAGTCCGGAAATCATGTTTTCTGTGCGCTATCTTGCACCTAACATTCTTCATGCGGATGCAGCAGTCGCTGTGACTGTGCAACGCTGGAAAGGGTATCTTGGTACCCAGGATCTGATTAACGAATACGAAGCCGGCGACCCGAGAAAAACAATGACTTTTTATTTTTCTGGTGATACAAATGCGCAAGGCTGGCCTTTTACCGGTGACCTGGCGGTTGCTACACCTGGCAAAGATAGCTGGATAACCGGCTATTATGCTGTCAAAAAATGGCTGACGCCTGGACTAGTAAACCCCGATTATGGGACTATAGACGACAACGATTTCGTTTTGCTCCGATTTGCTGACATTAAATTAATGTACGCTGAAGCACAAAACGAAGCTACAGGACCGAATGCCTCTGTTTATCAGCAAATCAATGAAGTACGTGCGCGGCCGGGAGTAAATATGGCAGCTTTGCCCGCTGGATTGACGCAGGCTCAAATGAGGGATAAAATAAGACATGAGCGGCGCGTGGAATTCGCAATGGAAGGCATACGTTACTTCGATTTGAGGAGATGGGGGATCGCAACTCAGAAAATAAATGGCTTTGTGTCAAATCCATTAGTGCCAAACACCAAATTAAAGTATGAAGACAAATACGAATATTGGCCAATACCACAAACTGAGATTGACAGGAACCAGGGGGTGCTAACTCAAAATCCTGGTTATTGAGTGTCACGAATAATTTTCATGCAATGAAAATTAATGCTGTACAAAAGATGAGGGACGGCCCCTCGGAATCGGCTTACAGGAGCAGGTTCCAAACTACCGCTAAGCTGCTTTGGTAAAGAGCCTTGGTAGTGAGCATTAGCGGAAAAGGCATCATTAAAGGTGTCAGGTAAGTGTTAAGAAGGTGAACGCAAGTGAACCATTGAAGAGGCGTCGAAAGGATTAGACGATATCGAAACTGAGGTACAATAGCACCGAGGGACAAGCAAGGCGGGAACCTGTTTACTGGCTTTGCGATATCCGGCGTATAAATGGCACGAGCTTAACACAGGCTTTTGTATGGAACGTGAGAACCTGTCGCCATCATGTTAAGGGAAAACCTCAAGCTGATGACACTGCAAGAGGGAAAGTACCGATGGGTGGCACAGGGGCGGAACATCCCGTAGTAGTGACGAAGTTCCTGTAATGGGAATGGAGCGAAGGAGATGTATTAACAAGCTTTCTATATCCGCCGCAAAACTGAGCAATCAGGAGGTAGCAAAGGATGAAAGCAAAACACGCGGAGTCTAGGACCGACTCCGGTGTAATGGTTAATAAGAGCCGTGTAACGGGCGACTGTTAAGCACGGTTCTATGAGGGACTTGGGGTGAAACTCCCCGGGTCTACTCGACAAGCTAAATATAATCGATGAGGCAGTAACAATAAAATCGAAAATGCCCCATTTTTATGATAGCTAATTCATTTATATTTTCAATCCGGGACATTTTTTAAAATGATCCCGGATTGCTATATATAAGGATGAGTAAGCAGGCAATTGGTTCAAAATATTGATCCCAAATTACATTTGTTCATTAGGTAGCTCAAGACAAGTTGATGAAATGAAATAGACGTAAAGTAAATTTCTCTTGCGTTCAGATTATATAATGGCAGCATGTCGGATTGAAACAGCTAAACGAGCTTTAATGATAAGCTAAGTCTTGCAGTAAATCACAACAATAAATTTATAAAATAAATGTCTTCTCAAAAAACACCATCAACTGACCTTGAATTTCCTTCAATAATTTTTGGCACAAGCAGCTTGGGGAATCTCTATACCGAATTGGACGATAAAATCAAGTTGGCAATAGTTAAAGAATGCATTAACCAAACCAGTGGTAAAGTGTATTTTGACTCAGCGGGTAAATATGGCGCTGGTCTGGCCTTGGAGTCGTTGGGAGCTTCACTGGCATCGCTCAATACTAACCATAGTAAGATAGTTATCAGCAACAAACTTGGTTGGTTGCGAACGAAATTGACGTCTGCAGAACCAACCTTTGAACCGGGTATCTGGAAAGGGCTTAAACATGACGCAATACAACACTTGGGTTATGAACAAATTATGGATTGCTTTCGTCAAGGCAATACCTTACTTAAGGGTTTCGTAGCTGACCTCGTCTCTGTGCACGATCCTGACGAATATTTGGAAATAGGAAGAAACAACGACGAAATTAATGGTCTTTATTATGAAGTCCTGGATTCATACAAAGCTCTATCTGAACTTAAACAAAGGGGTAAAGTGAAGGCTGTAGGTGTCGGAGCGAAAAATTGGCGAGTGATTGAACGTATTCATAAGGACGTAAAATTGGATTGGGTAATGATCGCTAATAGCATGACAATCAAAAGTCATCCGATTGATCTATTAGATTTTATGAGGGAACTAGAGTCGGAGGGCGTGAAAATTGTCAATTCGGCGGTGTTTCATTCGGGTTTTTTGACCGGTGGTGATTATTATGATTATAAATTTGTGAGCCGTGAGGATCAGCAATATTCGGATTTATTTGAATGGAGGGACTTATTTTTTAGTTGCTGTCTCAAGTACGGCGTAAAACCTGCCCATGCCTGTGTACAGTTCGCGTTGAAAGCACCCGGAGTTGTAAGTATTGCGTTAAATACCACTAATCCTGAGAGGGTTAAAGAAAATGTTAAGATGGTTCACGAGCCCGTTCCAGTTAAGCTTTGGGATGAATTGATGGAGAAAGGATTGATTAGCTCATATTTTTTTAAAAACCAAATTTTAAAAAAGGCATAAACTCAAAATTGTTTACTGATTGCTCAACTTCCTGCAAGGATCGACATAAAACTTTAACTCAAGTTGCATGGATGGCCGGTATAATCAGCCTGTCAGTCCTTTTTCCATACATGTGACCAGTAAGGTGAAATTTCTTCTGGTTGCATTACAGTTCTCCTGGAATCTTTCGTATGGATCCCCTAATCAACTTCTATTATTGCTTTTATTACGCCATTGGCAGGATCAAGCCAGTTCTCAAATTCATCTTTAACGCGGCTAAGTGGGATGCGGTGCGTTATATAGTTGGCCGGTTTCACCAACCCTTTTTTCATTGATGTAATCACATGCTCAAAATCCTCCCGGTTAGCATTTCTGCTGCTCATTAATTTCGCCTCTCGTCTGTGAAATTCCGGGTGACTTAAACTGATTTCTCCCTTTTGCAAGCCCACTAATACATATCTGGCCCCGTGTGCCATGTATTGGAATCCTTCGTTAATCGCTTTCAGGCTGCCGGTGGCATCTATCACCACTGAAGGCATATCTTTTTTGGTGATCACGGACAACCGCTCCAAAACATTTTCAGTGCTTACGTTGATGATATGATCTACCTTAAGCCTGTCCCTGCAAAATTCAAGCCGCCCGGCATTTAAGTCCATCGCGATGATTTTTCCACCGGCAATACGGGCAAACTCCATGATGCCGAGGCCTATCGGGCCGGCGCCAATGACCAGTATAAATTCACCCGGTGTTACATCTGCCAGCCTGATACTGTGAGCACCTATCGCCAGGGGTTCTACCAACGCCAGCTCGTCATAGCTTAAACCTGCACCATGTACAAGTGAATAGGCCGGAACATTCAGGTATTCGGTCATTCCGCCATCTATATGTACGCCGCAAACATCAATTTTAACACAGCAGTTCGGCTTTCCCGATCTGCAGGCTATACAAAAACCGCAGTTGAAGTAGGGGATAAACGTTACAACGTCTCCCTTATGAAAACCTTTTGCACCGCCGGTTTCAACCAAATCCCCTGAAAGTTCATGGCCAAGAATACGGGGATAATTAAAATAAGGCTGCGTTCCCTCAAAAGCATGAAGATCTGTTCCGCAAACACCTATTCTCCTGATTTTGATCTGGGCATAGCCCTCCTTTATTTCTGGTCTTTCTTCTTCTTTGAAAACCAGTTTGCCTGGTTCTTCACAAACTATAGCTTGCATCGGATCTTTTACTAAAGCTGAAAAATTTGTTCCATAACCACCCATTTTTCCCCTTCTTTCGCCCAGGGTAGGGGTTGCTGAAATTTCCACATCAACTGTTCCCACTCCTGTACCTTAACATTGTCAGCATCCATCTCTGCCTTTTTAGCTGGTTGGTACTTTTCTCCTGTTTCCATGATCATAAATAAACGGTTCCCGGTCCGGTAAATCTGCATATCCAGGATCTCCGCATCCAGGATGCTTTTTCGTATTTCAGGCCAGCTGTTTTCTGCCTTATGCCAATGCTCATATTCTGCTATCAGTTGAGGGTCGTCCTTTAAGTCAAGAGCTAAACAGTATCTTTTCATTTTTGTAAATAATTTTTATAAATAAGGGTTGATATAATTCTTCAATAGGCCGTATTCTTCATTTCTTTCTTAATTGGAATTTTGAAGCGGCTGCCGACATTGGTGGTATTTAAGACGATCCTTTAATGGCCGCCGGTTAACAAGTCTTAAAACACTTTTAACTTATTATGTTTTTAAGCGATGTGACATCTCTTAATTCTTTGTTGTTAAGGTTTTCAGAATTCATTCTCAAATGGAATAATTAATTGGTAATCTAAATAAGCCAATATCTGAGGGTATATATTTCGGCTGACTAACAAATAATTAAGGTATATTAACAAGAATTGAAATAATTGACAGTGCAGCTTGTAAATTGAATTGATTTTTATTGCGTGAAAATCAGCGGCTGACCTTGTCAAGTTTTATGTGAGACGCGATTTAATCAGCCGGTTTCACCGGCTCTCTTTAGATTGGTGGCAGCATGTTCCCAATATTTTCCTGTTTTGTTGCGGCTATCAACTGATGTTGCCCCTGGCTGATGACGAAATATTGGAATGAAGATGTATGAATCAGTTTTCAGAACAGCCATTCTGATTCCTATGCTCGAGGTACTGTAACCGGACCATAGTTGAAGATTTGGAGTTTATAGCTAAGTACTTAAAAGTTGTTTTAGGAATTATAATAAGCCCAAGCCCCAAAATCCGGTCTGTGGTCAAAGCTATGGAAACTCCCGGAGAAAGGGTTTGGACTCAATAAAAATGCCTGAAGCTTTGACTTCAGGTAATCGTCAATTCATATATGCGATACTTTTTATATGGCTCGCCCTTAATAGCAACAATCGCGCTGTTGATCAGATGATTATTTTCCAATGTCCAAGAGGCTTCTGCATATTTCAGGTTCTTCCTCCGGTACTCTTTGATGATAGTTCCATATAAACAAGCCTCAATCCCCATTTTTCTATAACTGTCAACAACACCAAGTAAAATGATGCGGATACCCGTAATCTTCTTTTTGTTCAAGAGGATCTTAATTAAACCATTCGGAAACAATCTACCCCGTTTCACTTTTTTAAGCACCTGATTAAAATCCGGTACAGCCAATGCAAAACCTACAATCTGACCATCCTGTTCTGCAAGCTGACAAAAATCCGGATCAAGAATCATTTTCATTTCCTTACCTATGTGATCAAATTCGTGATCCGTCATGGGTACAAAGCCCGTATTTTTATCCCATGCCTTATTGTACACTTCTCTTATACTGACTGCTTCCCGCTTAAAGTTTTTCATGTCAATCTTACGCAGGACTATCCGGTTACGTTTGAGGCGTTCCAGAATCGGATCAAGCAATCTTACCGACTTATCGTCATAATCATCCTCGCCAAAACGAAAAGCCAGTAGATCTATTTTCTTGGTAAAACCGATATTTTCAATCAACCTCTGGTAATAGGCGGGATTGTAAGGCATCATGACCACCGGTGAGAATTCAAAGCCCTCTATCAGTAACCCACATGTCTCATTAAAGGAAAAGTTAGCTGGTCCGATGATATGCTTAACATTTCTGTGTTCCAACCATTCTGTGACTGCACCAAAAAGAAGATTCGCAACAATTTGATCGTCAATACAATCAAAGAAACCGAAAAAACCATCGGCTGCATGATTATATTCATTATGCCTGTTATTGAGAATAGCAGCGATACGCCCAACGACTTTATCCCCATCATAGGCCAGAAAGTACTGTACAGATGAGTGTTCATGGAAAGGATGCTTGGTGAACAACTCCTTCTGGGCGATAAAAAGTTCCGGCACATAGTTAGAATCATCTTTATACAGATCATATGGAAAATCAATAAAGGCAGTCAGTCCGTCTTTCGGGGTTATGGATTTTATCTGAATCATTTTCGTATTAAAATATTACCACTCCCTTAAGAATCGAAGGAGTGGGGACTTAATTCAATTATCTATGCTTGGGGATAAACGGGGCTTTAAATTACCTGGCATTACTTTCATTCCATGTTGGAAAGGAGCTTGCTTATGCCATAAAACGCGCATCAGGGCAACAGCTACCAAGGCGGAAATGCCCATTAGTAGCGCTTTTTTATAGTATTTACTTGCAGACTGCTGGTACATTTTGCATTTGTTTGATGCAAAAATGTAGTTGATAACCGATTTTTTTCTTTTTAACTGACTGAAGTGCCGAAATCGGGTACTGAATCTACGCAAGCCCCAACTCAACTACGAAGCCACCTGTTTTATTTTAAGTTATACTTATAAATCTGATTGATCTAGCCATTTTTTTAACTGGCTTGATTTTTCACGGCTCATCAACACGGCTTCGTCTGAGGCAGGGATAAGCTCAATTTTTAACTGGCCGTTAAAGGATTGATGAATCTTATAGATAGATTTCAGTGAGGCGATGAACTGGCGGCTTATCCTAAAAAACACATCGGGGTCAAGGTCTCTTTCCAGGATTTCCAAAGTTTGATCGATCATATACCGTTGTGAATCATGAGTGATCAGGAACGTTGCTTTATTTTCCGAAGTGAAATAAGCGACATCGTTTGCCATCACTAATAGGAATTTGTCTCTGTAAGCGATTAAAAACCGGGAACGATATATCGGCTGCTTGGTCTGCATGCTTTTGACAAGACTCAGTATGCTTTCGTTGCTACCTAGTCCGGCAATGGCCTTCGCTTTAGATAAACTTTTTTCCAATTTATCGGCTTCCAAAGGTTTTAGCAAATAATCTATGCCGTTTACTTCAAAGGCCCTGAGCGCATACTCGTCATAAGCTGTAATGAAGATCACCGGTGCTGTGATCTTCACATGGTTAAAGATTTCAAAACTTAAACCGTCAGTAAGCCTGATATCCATAAAAATAATATCGGGTTGTTCATGTTTTTTCAGCCATTGAATACTATCCTGCACAGTTTGCAGTGTCGCGGCTATTGTAATGTTCTTGTCTGAAAGACGAAGCATTTTTTCGAGCCTGAGTATATTAGGAAGCTCATCTTCAATGATTAAAACATTGGGCATAATTTATAATTTTGAATGATGTGGATCAATTAGCGGTATTTCCACCCTGAAAAAAAGATTTTCATCGGTGATTAAAGGTATCTGGTCACTCAACAGGCGATATCTCTCCATGATATTCTTTAGTCCCACGTTTGTACTCGGTTCGGGATTTGTTTTAGGAATTTTATTGTTCTCTACAACCATGAACTGGCTATCCCGAAAGTAAATATGAATATTTAATGGTGACTCCGTACTGAACAAATTATGTTTGATAGCATTTTCAATCAGCAGCTGCAAGGTCAATGGAGGAACGCTGGACAAGGCAGCGCTCCCGATTTCATCGATCCTGACATTAATTCCGTTTCCATACCTTATTTGATATAAAAACAGGTAAGACTTTATAAATTCAAGCTCCTCGGCTAATGGGATCACATTCAGCGTTCTGTTCATCAACATGTACCTGTAAATTGAAGACAATTTGGCAACATAGGAAATTGCAGTGGACGGTTGATCTTCGATCAAAGCTGTTACGACACTCAGGTTATTGAACAGGAAATGCGGATCAAGTTGCAATTTCAATGCATCCAATTGCGCCTGAGTTGTCAGATGTTCCATTTCCAACGTCTTTAGCTTGACGTCATGCCATTTGTGAAAAAAATACTCTGCCGCAAAAACCGCAGTGATCAACAAAGAGAAAATTACACTTATAATAACCGTTTGCCGGAGCATTAGCTCGTCATAACCAAAATAATGAGGAAACTTAATTTTAAAGAACAAAATAATCCCTATGGAAACGATGCCAATGTGTAAAATAAACTGAAGCACAAACCTGCTTTTGATTCGTCTATCCCAGGAATACCATTTATTAAGCCATGCGGTCAGCTGGATACCTGTTTCAAATAAAACGGTGGCATAAACTATACTAAATGAGAATTCGAGGATAAAGTCACTAAATTCATAGTATCGCCAGCTGTTAAAGGTCCGGTCTGTAGGATTGATCAGTATCATGATCAGGTATAAAACCAGACCGAATCCCGGATAACCATATAATCTGTAAGATTTATAGCTGTGTTTACGCATGCACTAAAATAAAGATAACTGAATAATAATAGGCGGAAATCAATTTACCCGTTTCCACGTTTCATTGAAACTGAGGAAGCCCCACTTTACCTTGAGGTTTAATTCTGTACCGGATTCACTGATCGTGAAACGACCGCGATAGGTTTTATTGTCTTTCGGATCAATCACAATTCCTTCGAAAACCTTTGCAGAAATTGATTTTAGCTCTTTTGCGATAGTCTTATTGTTGTAAATTTTATCTTTTTCTGTTTCAGTACCGATTTGTTTGGCCGTTATTACCTGGCCTTCCGCATAAAACTCGATAACATCTTTATCCGGGGTTATCCACTTACCTGTAATAGCTGCCTGCTGAGCTTGTGAAATTAAACCAAAAAACACTGAAAATATGGTGGTCATAATAACTTTTTTATACATGGCTATAATTATTAAGATGAACTATAAAGGTGCTTTAATACCGGCCATGGTGCTGATACCGCTCAGATGCGTACTTGATTTATTTGGAAGTTCAGGTATTGTTGATCCCTGTGCTTCCAGAAATAATATGAACGACTTCGATATCTTGTAGTTAATACCTGCCCCCGCATTAATATAGAGATAGGTGCCCGAGAATGTACTATAGTTGACTGCGTTAGTTTTCACATCAAATGACGTCGTGGGTACATCGATAAATGATGTGCCAACACCGGCTAAGACAAATGGCTGCCACCGGCCAAAACTGTGCTGGTAACCAAAGCCTAAACCAAGGTTGGAGCTATTCGCCTGAGCGTTAATAGACGAGTTAATGGCTCCAAGGTTACTTTGGGATTTGAAATTGACTGTTGTTTGCCCGAATTGTAATTTGACAAAGTAATTTTGGTGATAGTTAAGCTGAAGAGCAGTCATTGCATTCGAACCTGTCAGCGTATTTTGGCCTTTAACCTGATTGTAAGGAATAAAAAGGCCGACCGAACCGCCAAAATCCAGGTACAATTTGCGGGCTGCCGGATCATCAACGCTTTGTGCGCAGGCGGTCGATGCTAAAGCGCCGATAGACATCAGCGTAACAAAAAAACTCTTTTTTATTTTATGTCTGGCAATTGAATGCTGCTTCTTTATTTTTATCAGTCTCATATTAAATTTAAAGTGTTTGTTGTGCAGTTACTATTTTAACTGGCTTTGTGTAAACCGACAGCCGGGTACTTACCGATGTAGTGGCTGCCTGTTACTT from Mucilaginibacter sp. SJ includes:
- a CDS encoding RagB/SusD family nutrient uptake outer membrane protein; amino-acid sequence: MKKNFKIATIISVLTFLSVSCKKDLLNVTPTDRLSTAVFWKSASDADLALSGLYNYLYAGGGNWGCSQYEIFGWDNYTDDSYGQYDYGGGLTATSSGITPMTGGYVSSYYSNNYQAIAAINSFLANVGKVLSGTQLDQYKGEAYFLRAFNYFYLAQLYGNVPIVTADPFTVDYKKGLAKSTRDDVLKFVETDLDAAIATLPDNSYTGHAVKATAQGYKVRVLLFEKKYAEAAQLANAIIQGGKFSLASNYAGNFYKPDQNTSPEIMFSVRYLAPNILHADAAVAVTVQRWKGYLGTQDLINEYEAGDPRKTMTFYFSGDTNAQGWPFTGDLAVATPGKDSWITGYYAVKKWLTPGLVNPDYGTIDDNDFVLLRFADIKLMYAEAQNEATGPNASVYQQINEVRARPGVNMAALPAGLTQAQMRDKIRHERRVEFAMEGIRYFDLRRWGIATQKINGFVSNPLVPNTKLKYEDKYEYWPIPQTEIDRNQGVLTQNPGY
- a CDS encoding aldo/keto reductase, translating into MSSQKTPSTDLEFPSIIFGTSSLGNLYTELDDKIKLAIVKECINQTSGKVYFDSAGKYGAGLALESLGASLASLNTNHSKIVISNKLGWLRTKLTSAEPTFEPGIWKGLKHDAIQHLGYEQIMDCFRQGNTLLKGFVADLVSVHDPDEYLEIGRNNDEINGLYYEVLDSYKALSELKQRGKVKAVGVGAKNWRVIERIHKDVKLDWVMIANSMTIKSHPIDLLDFMRELESEGVKIVNSAVFHSGFLTGGDYYDYKFVSREDQQYSDLFEWRDLFFSCCLKYGVKPAHACVQFALKAPGVVSIALNTTNPERVKENVKMVHEPVPVKLWDELMEKGLISSYFFKNQILKKA
- a CDS encoding zinc-binding alcohol dehydrogenase family protein, yielding MQAIVCEEPGKLVFKEEERPEIKEGYAQIKIRRIGVCGTDLHAFEGTQPYFNYPRILGHELSGDLVETGGAKGFHKGDVVTFIPYFNCGFCIACRSGKPNCCVKIDVCGVHIDGGMTEYLNVPAYSLVHGAGLSYDELALVEPLAIGAHSIRLADVTPGEFILVIGAGPIGLGIMEFARIAGGKIIAMDLNAGRLEFCRDRLKVDHIINVSTENVLERLSVITKKDMPSVVIDATGSLKAINEGFQYMAHGARYVLVGLQKGEISLSHPEFHRREAKLMSSRNANREDFEHVITSMKKGLVKPANYITHRIPLSRVKDEFENWLDPANGVIKAIIEVD
- a CDS encoding L-rhamnose mutarotase; protein product: MKRYCLALDLKDDPQLIAEYEHWHKAENSWPEIRKSILDAEILDMQIYRTGNRLFMIMETGEKYQPAKKAEMDADNVKVQEWEQLMWKFQQPLPWAKEGEKWVVMEQIFQL
- a CDS encoding LytR/AlgR family response regulator transcription factor, with the protein product MPNVLIIEDELPNILRLEKMLRLSDKNITIAATLQTVQDSIQWLKKHEQPDIIFMDIRLTDGLSFEIFNHVKITAPVIFITAYDEYALRAFEVNGIDYLLKPLEADKLEKSLSKAKAIAGLGSNESILSLVKSMQTKQPIYRSRFLIAYRDKFLLVMANDVAYFTSENKATFLITHDSQRYMIDQTLEILERDLDPDVFFRISRQFIASLKSIYKIHQSFNGQLKIELIPASDEAVLMSREKSSQLKKWLDQSDL
- a CDS encoding sensor histidine kinase, with translation MILINPTDRTFNSWRYYEFSDFILEFSFSIVYATVLFETGIQLTAWLNKWYSWDRRIKSRFVLQFILHIGIVSIGIILFFKIKFPHYFGYDELMLRQTVIISVIFSLLITAVFAAEYFFHKWHDVKLKTLEMEHLTTQAQLDALKLQLDPHFLFNNLSVVTALIEDQPSTAISYVAKLSSIYRYMLMNRTLNVIPLAEELEFIKSYLFLYQIRYGNGINVRIDEIGSAALSSVPPLTLQLLIENAIKHNLFSTESPLNIHIYFRDSQFMVVENNKIPKTNPEPSTNVGLKNIMERYRLLSDQIPLITDENLFFRVEIPLIDPHHSKL
- a CDS encoding DUF2147 domain-containing protein, which produces MTTIFSVFFGLISQAQQAAITGKWITPDKDVIEFYAEGQVITAKQIGTETEKDKIYNNKTIAKELKSISAKVFEGIVIDPKDNKTYRGRFTISESGTELNLKVKWGFLSFNETWKRVN
- a CDS encoding outer membrane protein, translated to MRLIKIKKQHSIARHKIKKSFFVTLMSIGALASTACAQSVDDPAARKLYLDFGGSVGLFIPYNQVKGQNTLTGSNAMTALQLNYHQNYFVKLQFGQTTVNFKSQSNLGAINSSINAQANSSNLGLGFGYQHSFGRWQPFVLAGVGTSFIDVPTTSFDVKTNAVNYSTFSGTYLYINAGAGINYKISKSFILFLEAQGSTIPELPNKSSTHLSGISTMAGIKAPL